A part of Clostridium novyi genomic DNA contains:
- a CDS encoding polyribonucleotide nucleotidyltransferase, translated as MNHVFETTVAGRKLKGEFGKLGMLSDCALNISYGDTVVLVNVNASPAPKEGIDFFPLSIEYQERLYAVGKIPGGFIKREGRPSDRAILNARAIDRPLRPLFPKGYRNDVQVVCTVVSVDQDNLPNILAMNGASLALCLSSIPFTKPVGTVSVGLIDGEFIVNPTSKQREESILDLTVCATKERVMMIEAGGEEIPEDVMYDAIMFGFEECKKIADFQEKVMEQYGKQKAELILHEINADIEKEVKDFAFDMIKEAMYITDKDLRNKAVDEVKEKVNEEFSEKYPDNLADIGEVIYKMQKQVVRNMILNEKRRPDGRSFDEIRPLSAETSLLPRTHGSGLFSRGLTQVMSVATLGSVSEGQVLDGIDEETSKRYMHHYNFPSYSVGEVRPLRGPNRREIGHGALAEKAIEPLIPSEQEFPYAIRVVSEVLSSNGSTSQASVCGSTLALLDAGVPIKRPAAGIAMGLVTSEDLSKEEILTDIQGLEDFFGDMDFKVAGTEKGITAIQVDTKIEGLSNDCIKKAIGDARTARLTILKVINDCIDKPREEVSKYAPKVFTMTINPSKIKDVIGSGGKTINKIIDETGVKIDIKEDGAVFVTAEDYESGRKALEMIEGYSKEVKEGEIYLGKVTKTSNFGAFVSILPGKEGLVHISKLDVKRVNKVEDVVSVGDEILVKVTEIDSMGRINLSRKDAIKDSEQSQEENKEDK; from the coding sequence ATGAACCATGTTTTTGAAACTACTGTTGCCGGAAGAAAATTAAAAGGAGAATTTGGTAAATTAGGTATGTTATCAGATTGTGCTTTAAATATAAGTTATGGAGATACAGTAGTACTTGTTAATGTTAATGCATCACCAGCACCTAAAGAGGGAATAGACTTTTTCCCATTAAGTATAGAATATCAAGAAAGACTTTATGCAGTAGGTAAAATACCAGGTGGTTTTATAAAAAGGGAAGGAAGACCTTCAGATAGAGCTATCCTTAATGCTAGAGCTATAGATAGACCCTTAAGACCATTATTCCCTAAGGGATATAGAAATGATGTTCAAGTTGTATGTACCGTAGTATCTGTAGATCAAGATAATCTACCAAACATACTTGCTATGAATGGAGCATCACTTGCATTGTGTTTGTCAAGTATTCCATTTACAAAACCAGTTGGAACTGTATCAGTTGGTTTAATTGATGGTGAATTTATAGTAAATCCTACATCAAAACAAAGAGAAGAAAGTATATTAGATTTAACTGTTTGTGCTACTAAAGAAAGAGTAATGATGATAGAAGCAGGTGGAGAAGAAATACCTGAAGATGTAATGTATGATGCTATAATGTTTGGATTTGAAGAATGTAAAAAGATTGCTGATTTCCAAGAAAAGGTTATGGAGCAATATGGTAAGCAAAAAGCTGAACTTATATTACATGAAATTAATGCAGACATTGAAAAAGAAGTTAAAGATTTTGCTTTTGATATGATAAAAGAAGCTATGTATATTACTGACAAAGATCTTAGAAATAAAGCAGTTGATGAAGTTAAAGAAAAGGTTAACGAAGAATTTAGCGAAAAATATCCTGATAATCTTGCAGATATAGGTGAAGTAATCTATAAAATGCAAAAACAAGTAGTTAGAAATATGATTTTAAACGAAAAAAGAAGACCAGATGGTAGAAGCTTTGATGAAATAAGACCACTTTCTGCAGAAACTTCACTTCTTCCAAGAACTCATGGTAGTGGATTATTCAGTAGAGGATTAACTCAAGTTATGAGTGTTGCTACATTAGGTTCTGTAAGTGAAGGTCAAGTTCTTGACGGAATAGATGAAGAAACATCAAAGAGATATATGCATCATTATAATTTCCCATCTTATAGTGTTGGAGAAGTTAGACCTTTAAGAGGACCTAATAGAAGAGAAATAGGTCACGGTGCTTTAGCTGAAAAAGCAATTGAACCATTAATTCCAAGTGAACAAGAATTTCCTTATGCTATAAGAGTTGTATCTGAGGTATTAAGTTCTAATGGATCTACATCACAGGCAAGTGTTTGTGGAAGTACCTTGGCATTATTAGATGCAGGGGTACCTATAAAGAGACCGGCAGCAGGTATAGCTATGGGATTAGTTACTAGTGAAGATTTATCAAAAGAAGAAATTCTTACTGATATACAAGGATTAGAAGATTTCTTTGGAGATATGGATTTTAAAGTAGCAGGAACTGAAAAAGGCATTACTGCTATTCAAGTTGATACTAAAATAGAAGGATTATCTAATGATTGTATAAAAAAAGCAATAGGTGATGCTAGAACAGCTAGACTTACTATATTGAAAGTCATAAATGATTGTATAGATAAACCAAGAGAAGAAGTATCCAAGTATGCGCCTAAAGTATTTACAATGACTATAAATCCATCAAAAATTAAAGATGTAATAGGTTCTGGTGGAAAAACAATAAACAAGATTATAGATGAAACTGGAGTTAAAATAGACATAAAAGAAGATGGAGCTGTTTTTGTTACAGCTGAAGACTATGAATCTGGTAGAAAAGCATTGGAAATGATAGAAGGATATAGTAAAGAAGTAAAAGAAGGCGAAATTTACTTAGGTAAAGTTACAAAAACATCTAACTTTGGAGCTTTTGTAAGCATATTACCAGGAAAAGAAGGCTTAGTTCATATATCTAAACTAGATGTTAAGAGAGTTAATAAAGTAGAAGATGTTGTATCTGTTGGTGATGAAATATTAGTCAAGGTAACAGAAATAGATTCTATGGGAAGAATAAATCTATCAAGAAAAGATGCTATAAAGGATTCAGAACAAAGTCAAGAAGAAAACAAAGAAGATAAATAG
- a CDS encoding YlmC/YmxH family sporulation protein, which produces MNEKVKLYSDIENYEIININNGEKYNYVYNNDIIIDKEGNLKLLIINDNNTGFRFFKSESFLEVPWEYVNKIGAKTIIIDVEENGLKKSYK; this is translated from the coding sequence ATGAATGAAAAAGTTAAATTATACAGTGATATAGAAAATTACGAAATAATTAATATTAATAATGGCGAAAAATATAATTATGTATATAATAATGATATAATAATTGATAAAGAAGGTAATCTAAAATTATTAATAATAAATGATAATAATACAGGCTTTAGATTTTTTAAATCAGAAAGTTTTTTAGAAGTTCCTTGGGAATATGTAAACAAAATAGGGGCTAAAACAATAATTATAGATGTAGAGGAAAATGGACTTAAAAAATCATATAAGTAA
- the dapG gene encoding aspartate kinase — MKILVQKFGGTSVSTKEKRKLVVKKVLNAINSGYKPVVVVSAMGRKGEPYATDSLLGLLTDSFRENNLLATDLLMSCGEVISSVVMSNELSKININAIPITGGQAGINTDDNYSDASVKDVDTKRLIKLLEEDKIPVVCGFQGINEQGFVTTLGRGGSDVTAALLGVALKAEQVEIYTDVDGIMTADPRIVKGASLIKEISYNEVFQFADQGAKVIHPRAVEIAMKGNIPLAIKNTMSECKGTIIDNIGSLDTSNIITGITHMANRVQIRINLDENQGNENYYELLPVLAENLISIDLINVFPKEKIFTIDKKDLNKFDDIMNSINLKYSYIDNCSKIAIIGSRMRGIPGVMAKILKSLVKEKIEILQTADSHTTIWCLVESKYTETSINILHKEFNLEKN, encoded by the coding sequence ATGAAAATTTTAGTACAGAAATTTGGTGGAACGTCAGTATCTACTAAAGAAAAAAGAAAATTAGTAGTTAAAAAGGTACTCAATGCTATAAATTCTGGTTATAAGCCAGTTGTAGTAGTTTCAGCTATGGGAAGAAAAGGAGAACCTTATGCTACAGATTCATTATTAGGATTATTAACTGATTCTTTTAGAGAAAATAATCTTTTAGCTACAGATCTTTTGATGAGTTGTGGAGAAGTTATAAGTTCAGTTGTAATGTCAAATGAATTAAGTAAAATTAATATTAATGCTATTCCCATTACTGGTGGACAGGCTGGAATAAATACAGATGATAATTATTCAGATGCATCTGTAAAAGATGTAGATACAAAACGTTTAATTAAATTATTAGAAGAAGATAAAATTCCTGTTGTTTGTGGATTCCAAGGAATAAATGAACAAGGATTTGTAACTACATTAGGAAGAGGCGGTAGTGATGTTACAGCGGCGCTTTTAGGAGTGGCATTAAAAGCTGAACAAGTAGAAATATATACTGATGTGGATGGTATAATGACTGCGGATCCTAGAATAGTAAAAGGAGCTTCATTAATTAAGGAAATAAGTTATAATGAGGTATTCCAATTTGCAGACCAAGGAGCAAAAGTTATTCATCCAAGAGCAGTTGAAATAGCAATGAAAGGGAATATACCTTTAGCTATAAAAAATACTATGAGTGAATGCAAAGGTACAATTATAGATAATATAGGTTCATTAGATACATCTAATATTATTACAGGAATAACACATATGGCAAATAGAGTTCAGATAAGAATTAATTTAGATGAAAATCAAGGAAATGAAAATTATTATGAATTATTGCCAGTACTTGCAGAAAATCTAATAAGTATAGACTTAATAAATGTATTTCCTAAGGAAAAAATATTTACAATAGATAAAAAAGATCTTAATAAATTTGATGATATTATGAATTCAATTAATTTGAAATATTCTTATATAGATAATTGTAGTAAGATAGCTATAATTGGTTCTAGAATGAGAGGAATACCAGGTGTAATGGCAAAAATATTAAAATCACTTGTAAAAGAAAAGATAGAGATACTTCAAACTGCTGACTCACATACTACCATATGGTGTTTAGTAGAATCTAAGTATACCGAAACTTCAATAAATATTCTTCACAAAGAATTTAATTTAGAAAAAAATTAA
- a CDS encoding ClpP family protease — MCNNDPNNEKTQQNLNSIKELGIKDQNIKTQRFQVLPIIGQIEGHSVLPPQSKATKYEHVIPQLVDIEMNDAIEGVLIILNTVGGDVEAGLAIAEMISSLSKPSVSLVIGGGHSIGVPLATCANYSFISPSATMIVHPIRMNGLVLGVPQTFEYFNKMQERIIDFIKRTSKINKDTLRSLMLQTDELLNDMGTILIGKQAVDYGLIDEVGGLSSAINKLEEIIDSKSKKTS, encoded by the coding sequence ATGTGTAATAATGACCCTAACAATGAAAAAACTCAACAAAATCTTAATTCTATAAAAGAATTAGGTATTAAAGATCAAAACATTAAAACTCAAAGATTTCAAGTACTACCAATAATAGGTCAAATTGAAGGTCACTCAGTATTACCACCACAATCTAAAGCTACTAAGTATGAGCATGTTATTCCCCAATTAGTTGATATAGAGATGAATGATGCTATAGAGGGTGTACTTATAATTTTAAATACTGTAGGTGGAGATGTAGAAGCAGGACTCGCTATAGCTGAAATGATTAGTAGTTTAAGTAAACCTAGTGTATCATTAGTTATAGGCGGTGGTCATTCCATAGGTGTACCACTTGCAACCTGTGCTAATTATTCTTTTATATCACCTTCAGCTACTATGATAGTGCATCCAATAAGAATGAATGGATTGGTATTAGGTGTTCCTCAAACCTTTGAGTATTTTAATAAAATGCAAGAACGTATTATTGATTTTATAAAACGTACTTCTAAAATTAATAAAGATACGCTTAGAAGCCTTATGCTTCAAACAGATGAATTATTAAATGATATGGGTACAATATTAATTGGAAAGCAAGCAGTTGATTATGGACTAATAGATGAAGTTGGGGGATTAAGTAGTGCCATAAATAAATTAGAAGAAATAATTGATAGTAAAAGTAAAAAAACTAGCTAA
- a CDS encoding FtsK/SpoIIIE family DNA translocase, producing MPLAKKNKHSKKASKTVQSSQMPNDIKGIIFITLGILMILSVFASDSSGILGKSIKKLLIGLFGMGSYIFPLLMIFIGISYILKNGKITFNNRFYGIFIFILNTLLFTQMIYINDYYIEDNFIEGIKKIFIETSVIHGGIIGYIMDVPLYKLLGSVGSYIVFISIYIISVIYVMQISLGELLIMIKGSAIQKRKFRNTLRDKDIIYDDEKDTSSSFIKGLNDKIKFVNFLKSTEDIDTNREEIIDNEKDYRKSQMDEPKIVPNIVDNKPTNNTQMFNKADNTRRSYVKEEPNNFINDEIQQKSNEIRSEYIFPSTELLNRNINNGYDKNGKRELINYASKLEETLNSFGVNAKVIQVTKGPSVTRFELQPSAGVKVSKITHLSDDIALSLAASSVRIEAPIPGKSAIGIEVPNKVVSAVYLSEVIESNEFKNFNKNIAFAVGKDISGKCVVADLSKMPHLLIAGATGSGKSVCINTLIISLIYKYSPEDVKLLLVDPKVVELNIYNDIPHLLIPVVTNPKKAAGALNWAVTEMTRRYNLFAENNVRNIEGYNELVKKGRLSEKLPWIVIIIDELADLMMVSPGEVEEYIARLAQMARAAGMHLVIATQRPSVDVITGVIKANIPSRISFAVSSQIDSRTIIDSAGAEKLLGKGDMLFYPVGESKPVRIQGAFISEEEVENIVNFIKDQKGPVEYQENIINDINTKIEKQNSDSDELLDEAIEIAMENGQISTSLLQRRLKIGYNRAARIIDDMEGKGIISGKNGSKPRQILLDNEDIKNNS from the coding sequence ATGCCATTGGCTAAAAAAAATAAACATTCTAAAAAAGCGTCTAAAACAGTGCAATCTTCTCAAATGCCTAATGATATTAAAGGAATAATATTTATTACACTAGGAATACTTATGATTTTAAGTGTTTTTGCAAGTGATTCTTCAGGAATTTTAGGGAAAAGTATAAAGAAACTTTTAATTGGTTTGTTTGGAATGGGATCATATATATTTCCATTATTAATGATATTTATAGGTATAAGCTATATTTTAAAAAATGGTAAAATAACTTTCAATAATAGATTTTATGGAATTTTTATTTTTATATTAAATACTCTTTTATTTACACAAATGATATATATTAATGATTATTATATTGAAGATAACTTTATAGAAGGTATTAAAAAAATATTCATTGAAACATCAGTAATTCATGGCGGAATTATTGGTTATATAATGGATGTTCCTTTGTACAAGCTTTTAGGTAGTGTGGGATCATATATAGTGTTTATATCTATATATATTATATCTGTAATTTATGTAATGCAAATTTCTTTAGGAGAACTTTTAATAATGATTAAAGGAAGTGCTATACAAAAAAGAAAATTTAGAAATACTTTAAGGGATAAAGATATAATATATGATGATGAAAAAGATACTAGTTCATCCTTTATAAAAGGATTAAACGATAAGATAAAGTTTGTTAATTTTTTAAAATCCACTGAAGATATAGATACAAATAGAGAAGAAATTATTGATAATGAAAAAGATTATAGAAAATCACAAATGGACGAGCCTAAAATTGTACCTAATATAGTGGATAATAAACCTACTAATAACACTCAAATGTTTAATAAAGCTGATAATACTAGAAGATCTTATGTAAAGGAAGAGCCAAATAATTTTATAAATGATGAAATACAACAAAAGTCAAATGAAATAAGATCTGAATATATATTTCCATCTACTGAATTATTGAATCGTAATATTAATAACGGATATGACAAAAATGGTAAAAGAGAGCTTATTAATTATGCATCTAAACTAGAAGAAACATTAAATAGTTTTGGAGTTAATGCAAAAGTTATACAAGTAACAAAAGGACCTTCAGTTACAAGATTTGAATTACAACCTAGTGCAGGGGTTAAGGTTAGTAAAATCACTCATCTATCTGATGATATAGCATTAAGCTTAGCTGCATCTTCTGTAAGAATTGAAGCTCCTATACCTGGTAAAAGTGCCATAGGTATAGAGGTACCTAATAAAGTTGTATCAGCAGTTTATTTAAGTGAAGTTATAGAGTCTAATGAATTTAAAAATTTCAATAAAAATATTGCTTTTGCAGTTGGAAAAGATATCAGTGGAAAATGTGTAGTTGCAGATTTATCTAAGATGCCACATTTATTAATAGCAGGTGCTACTGGTTCAGGTAAAAGTGTATGTATTAATACTTTAATAATTAGTTTAATTTATAAATATTCTCCTGAAGATGTAAAATTACTTTTGGTAGATCCTAAGGTTGTAGAATTAAATATATACAATGATATACCACATTTATTAATTCCTGTAGTTACAAATCCTAAAAAGGCAGCAGGAGCACTTAATTGGGCGGTAACAGAAATGACAAGAAGATATAATCTTTTTGCTGAAAACAATGTAAGAAATATAGAAGGATACAATGAACTTGTGAAAAAAGGAAGATTAAGCGAAAAGTTACCATGGATAGTAATAATAATAGATGAGCTTGCAGATCTTATGATGGTTTCACCAGGAGAAGTAGAAGAATATATAGCAAGACTTGCACAAATGGCAAGAGCAGCTGGAATGCATTTAGTTATAGCAACTCAACGTCCATCAGTAGATGTAATTACTGGGGTAATAAAAGCTAATATACCTTCTAGAATATCCTTTGCTGTTTCTAGCCAGATAGATTCTAGAACTATTATTGACTCAGCTGGTGCAGAGAAACTATTGGGAAAAGGAGATATGTTATTTTATCCAGTAGGAGAATCTAAACCTGTTAGAATACAAGGTGCATTTATTTCAGAAGAAGAAGTTGAAAATATAGTTAATTTTATAAAAGATCAAAAAGGTCCAGTTGAATATCAAGAAAACATTATAAATGACATAAATACTAAAATAGAAAAACAAAATTCAGATAGTGATGAATTATTAGATGAAGCTATAGAAATTGCTATGGAAAATGGTCAAATATCTACATCTTTATTACAAAGAAGATTAAAAATTGGTTATAATAGAGCTGCTAGAATAATTGATGACATGGAAGGGAAAGGTATAATTTCTGGGAAAAATGGAAGCAAGCCAAGGCAAATATTATTAGATAATGAAGATATAAAAAATAATAGTTAA
- the rimO gene encoding 30S ribosomal protein S12 methylthiotransferase RimO produces MNTYKIGLISLGCDKNRIDSELLLGKLNENNEIVNNPNEADIIIVNTCGFIETSKQESIDTIIEMAQYKDKNCKMIIATGCLTQRYSKELQQLIPEIDIMLGVNDYANIQDYIDEFFENKNKICKCKYSDVSINEGKRILTTDKHVAYIRISEGCDNFCTYCIIPKIRGKYRSRSIDSIVKEAKELSAMGVKELILVGQDTAIYGRDIYSENKLPDLIRAISEIESIEWIRVLYTYPEEITDELIEEIKNNDKVCNYLDIPIQHVSNTVLKRMNRRSTKEIISENIRKMRNEIKDLCLRTSIIVGFPGETEDEFNELKEFIKEIKFDNLGVFKYSQEEDTAAARMKDQISEEIKESRLEELMIIQQQVSKEKNKNKIGKVYKVLIEGHNDEYWIGRNYQMTPEIDGAIFFKCDKILNVGEFIYIKITDALEYDLIGVVCDESGQ; encoded by the coding sequence GTGAACACATACAAAATAGGACTTATAAGTTTAGGATGCGATAAAAATAGAATAGATTCGGAGTTACTTTTAGGTAAATTGAATGAAAATAATGAAATAGTTAATAATCCTAATGAAGCTGACATTATTATTGTAAATACTTGTGGGTTTATAGAAACTTCAAAACAAGAGTCTATAGATACAATTATAGAAATGGCTCAATATAAAGATAAAAACTGTAAAATGATTATTGCAACTGGATGTCTTACACAAAGATATTCTAAAGAATTACAACAGCTTATTCCGGAAATAGATATTATGCTTGGAGTAAATGATTATGCAAATATACAAGATTATATAGATGAATTTTTTGAAAATAAAAATAAAATTTGTAAATGTAAATATAGTGATGTTTCTATAAATGAAGGAAAAAGAATTTTAACAACTGATAAACATGTTGCCTATATAAGAATATCAGAGGGGTGTGACAACTTCTGTACATATTGTATAATACCTAAAATTAGAGGAAAATACAGAAGTAGAAGTATAGATAGTATTGTAAAAGAAGCAAAAGAACTTTCAGCAATGGGGGTTAAAGAGCTTATTTTAGTAGGACAAGATACTGCCATATATGGTAGGGATATATATAGTGAAAATAAGCTGCCAGATTTAATTAGAGCTATATCAGAAATTGAATCTATAGAATGGATTAGAGTATTATATACTTATCCAGAAGAGATTACAGATGAACTTATTGAAGAAATTAAAAATAATGATAAGGTATGTAATTATTTAGATATACCAATACAACATGTAAGTAATACAGTGTTAAAAAGAATGAATAGAAGAAGTACTAAAGAAATTATAAGTGAAAATATAAGGAAAATGAGAAATGAGATTAAAGATTTATGCCTTCGTACCTCAATTATAGTTGGATTTCCTGGAGAAACAGAAGATGAATTTAATGAGTTAAAGGAATTTATAAAAGAGATTAAATTTGATAATTTAGGTGTATTTAAGTATTCTCAAGAAGAAGATACAGCAGCAGCAAGAATGAAAGATCAAATAAGTGAAGAAATTAAAGAATCTAGATTAGAAGAACTCATGATTATACAACAACAAGTTTCTAAAGAAAAAAATAAAAATAAAATAGGAAAAGTGTATAAAGTGTTAATTGAAGGGCATAATGATGAATATTGGATAGGAAGAAATTATCAAATGACACCTGAAATTGATGGTGCAATTTTCTTTAAATGTGATAAAATATTAAATGTAGGTGAGTTTATTTATATAAAAATAACTGATGCATTAGAATATGATTTAATAGGAGTTGTGTGTGATGAATCTGGCCAATAA
- the pgsA gene encoding CDP-diacylglycerol--glycerol-3-phosphate 3-phosphatidyltransferase: MNLANKLTLLRVILVPVFLIFISINSPANTLISIVIFVVAALTDKLDGYIARSRNEITNFGKFMDPLADKLLVTSALVALVQYGVIPAWMVMIIIAREFAVTGLRAVAASEGVVIAASWWGKIKTVIQIIAIILCLISLIYTASYMKYVTYISVSLAVLITLISGIDYFVKNRKVISPSH; the protein is encoded by the coding sequence ATGAATCTGGCCAATAAGCTTACATTACTTAGAGTTATATTAGTACCTGTTTTTTTGATATTTATATCCATAAATAGTCCTGCAAATACACTAATATCAATTGTTATATTTGTGGTTGCAGCTTTAACAGACAAGTTAGACGGATATATTGCTAGAAGCAGAAATGAGATAACTAACTTTGGAAAATTTATGGATCCTTTAGCAGACAAGTTGCTTGTAACGTCAGCATTAGTAGCTTTAGTACAGTATGGTGTTATACCAGCTTGGATGGTAATGATAATTATTGCTAGAGAATTTGCTGTTACAGGACTAAGAGCAGTTGCTGCTTCAGAAGGGGTTGTAATTGCTGCTAGTTGGTGGGGAAAAATTAAAACTGTTATTCAAATAATTGCAATAATTTTATGTTTGATTAGTCTAATATATACTGCAAGTTACATGAAATATGTTACATATATATCTGTATCTTTAGCAGTTCTTATTACACTTATTTCAGGGATTGATTATTTTGTGAAGAATCGTAAGGTAATTAGCCCAAGTCATTAA
- the recA gene encoding recombinase RecA: protein MNNEKMKALQAALTQIEKQFGKGSVMKLGEEQVLNIEAISTGSLSLDIALGIGGIPRGRIIEIFGPESSGKTTVALHIVAEAQKAGGTAAFIDAEHALDPIYAKALGVDIDNLIVSQPDTGEQALEICEALVRSGAVDVIVVDSVAALVPKAEIEGEMGDSHVGLQARLMSQALRKLTGSINKSKCAAIFINQLREKVGIMFGNPETTPGGRALKFYASVRLDVRKIEIIKQGDAFLGNRTRVKVVKNKVAPPFKQAEFDIMYGSGISYEGNVLDVGVENEIIQKSGSWFSYKDTRLGQGRENVKQFLKENPNILVEVENQIRAKHNLQLRNENENKNKKESTEKVKE, encoded by the coding sequence ATGAATAATGAAAAAATGAAAGCATTGCAAGCTGCTTTAACTCAGATAGAAAAACAATTTGGAAAAGGTTCGGTAATGAAGCTAGGAGAAGAACAAGTTCTTAACATAGAAGCAATATCTACAGGAAGTTTGTCTTTAGATATAGCATTAGGAATTGGTGGTATACCTAGAGGAAGAATTATTGAAATTTTTGGACCTGAATCATCAGGTAAAACAACAGTAGCATTACATATTGTTGCTGAAGCACAAAAAGCTGGGGGTACTGCTGCATTCATAGATGCAGAACATGCATTAGATCCTATATATGCAAAAGCCCTTGGAGTAGATATAGATAATTTAATAGTTTCTCAACCAGATACAGGAGAGCAAGCTTTAGAAATTTGTGAAGCATTAGTAAGATCAGGAGCTGTTGATGTTATAGTTGTAGACTCGGTAGCTGCATTAGTTCCAAAAGCAGAAATTGAAGGTGAAATGGGAGATTCTCATGTTGGTCTTCAAGCAAGACTTATGTCACAAGCATTAAGAAAATTAACAGGTTCTATTAATAAATCAAAATGTGCTGCTATATTTATAAATCAGTTAAGAGAAAAAGTAGGTATAATGTTTGGAAATCCAGAGACAACGCCAGGTGGTAGAGCATTAAAATTCTATGCTTCTGTAAGATTAGATGTAAGAAAAATAGAAATTATAAAACAAGGTGATGCATTTTTAGGAAATAGAACAAGAGTAAAAGTAGTTAAAAATAAAGTAGCACCACCATTTAAACAGGCTGAATTTGATATAATGTACGGTAGTGGAATTTCTTATGAAGGTAATGTTCTTGATGTAGGAGTAGAAAATGAAATAATTCAAAAAAGTGGATCTTGGTTCTCTTATAAAGATACTAGATTAGGACAAGGAAGAGAGAATGTTAAACAATTCTTAAAGGAAAATCCTAATATATTAGTTGAAGTAGAAAATCAAATAAGAGCTAAACATAATCTTCAATTGAGAAATGAAAATGAAAATAAAAATAAAAAAGAAAGTACTGAAAAAGTAAAGGAATAG